A window from Anomalospiza imberbis isolate Cuckoo-Finch-1a 21T00152 chromosome 8, ASM3175350v1, whole genome shotgun sequence encodes these proteins:
- the TDRD1 gene encoding tudor domain-containing protein 1 isoform X5 has translation MKSHLTSGGDAKVDSPRVSENHSKGSEKKKPEDKDSFHCANSITKFVSLSIGDEFSGVVSHIQNPDTFFCQRMQSARQLAELEASLNEYCGKIPSSPPFRPAAGNVCCAQFTEDNLWYRAAVTAYASEDTVLVDYMDYGNSDSLPLTRLRPIIPSLMDLPAQAIRCSLAGVKPPLGAWTSEGISYMKKLVKDKVLTVKVVDKESSKSKVELTDASGTPVINVSSLLVEGGFAAEELSMALPAARGTDVEQANKDTTNKGICKWIKLTLNQTLSVIVCTVYSPGEFYCQISNSHELLALNSLNKSLSEYCQKTPPDVFEPENGDPCCAFYSEDGNWYRAVVQNVTSDGRVRVSFVDYGNTEDVPRDNIRQISSSFLKLPFQAIKCWLSGIKPGNSKWNPEATRRFHMYTSGLELQATVASLSEDGAGVVLTDNSTDCPKIISEILTAEKLVVKEVLQDKNNFPNKSVDQKATSLGHWKSIELAVDETMSVCVTEVVSPDLFYAVPVPNKGHKNLFKELISLEDYCRSCNKQPFQPKLGEACCAQFSGNGNWYRAVVLEASQSAVKVLYGDYGNTETLPLSKVLPITDTYLKLPFQTITCSLAGIEKAKWSPLVLDKLKKLLLKQHVTITVKGINGNVNLVTVEKHLDNGYVNVADKLLKEGLVTSCSAENSHSEHQGNEGETNCCCKELKVQLEKHKQVLLFLLNKFGNPDGFTDMKNLLKH, from the exons ATGAAGTCTCATTTAACTTCAGGAGGTGATGCCAAAGTAGACTCTCCAAGAG TATCAGAAAACCATTCAAagggaagtgaaaaaaaaaaacctgaggaTAAAGACTCTTTTCACTGTGCTAATTCAATTACCAAGTTTGTCTCTTTAAGTATTGGAGATGAATTTTCTGGTGTGGTTTCTCACATCCAAAATCCAGACACCTTTTTTTGTCAGCGGATGCAAAGTGCCC GTCAACTTGCTGAGCTTGAAGCATCTCTTAATGAATACTGTGGCAAAATTCCCAGTAGTCCACCTTTCCGTCCTGCTGCTGGCAATGTGTGCTGTGCCCAGTTCACAG AAGACAACCTTTGGTATCGTGCTGCTGTTACAGCTTATGCTTCTGAAGACACTGTTTTGGTGGACTATATGGATTATGGTAATTCTGACTCTCTTCCACTGACCAGACTTCGTCCTATCATTCCAAGCTTGATGGACTTGCCAGCTCAAGCCATAAGATGTAGCCTGGCAG GTGTAAAGCCACCATTAGGAGCATGGACCTCAGAAGGTATTTCTTACATGAAAAAACTGGTGAAAGACAAAGTGTTGACAGTAAAAGTAGTGGATAAAGAGAGTTCTAAATCCAAGGTGGAGCTTACAGATGCCTCAGGTACTCCAGTAATAAATGTATCGAGCCTTCTTGTTGAGGGAGGCTTTGCAGCTGAGGAACTGAGCATGGCCTTACCAGCAGCCAGAGGGACTGATGTTGAGCAAGCCAACA AGGACACAACGAACAAAGGAATATGCAAGTGGATTAAATTAACTCTTAACCAAACACTCAGTGTCATAGTGTGTACAGTGTACAGTCCTGGAGAATTCTACTGTCAGATTTCAAACAGCCATG AGTTACTTGCTCTAAACTCACTTAACAAATCCTTGTCTGAATACTGCCAGAAAACACCACCAGATGTTTTTGAGCCTGAGAATGGAGACCCTTGCTGTGCTTTTTACTCTG AGGATGGTAACTGGTACCGTGCTGTGGTGCAAAATGTCACTTCAGATGGACGTGTTCGAGTGAGCTTTGTGGACTATGGAAATACTGAGGATGTACCACGGGATAATATCCGACAGATCTCCTCCTCGTTCCTGAAACTTCCATTTCAAGCAATTAAATGCTGGCTCTCAG GTATAAAGCCTGGAAATAGCAAATGGAATCCAGAAGCTACAAGAAGATTTCATATGTACACTTCAGGCTTAGAACTTCAAGCCACAGTAGCTTCCCTTTCTGAAGATGGGGCAGGTGTAGTCCTTACTGATAATTCCACAGATTGTCCAAAAATTATCAGTGAGATACTAACTGCAGAAAAACTGGTTGTAAAGGAAGTTCTACAAGATAAAAATAACTTTCCAAACAAGTCTGTTGACCAAAAAG CAACCTCACTTGGGCACTGGAAATCAATTGAATTGGCTGTAGATGAAACCATGTCTGTCTGTGTAACTGAAGTTGTAAGCCCAGACTTGTTCTATGCTGTACCAGTTCCAAATAAAG gtCATAAGAATCTCTTTAAGGAGCTGATTTCACTGGAAGACTATTGTAGATCTTGTAACAAACAGCCCTTCCAGCCAAAACTGGGTGAAGCCTGTTGTGCTCAGTTTTCAG GTAATGGCAATTGGTACAGAGCTGTTGTTCTGGAAGCTTCCCAGTCTGCGGTGAAAGTTCTGTATGGAGACTATGGCAACACAGAAACTTTACCCCTTTCAAAGGTGCTGCCAATCACCGATACCTATTTAAAGCTGCCTTTTCAGACAATTACGTGTTCACTTGCAG GAATAGAGAAAGCTAAGTGGTCTCCATTAGTGCTTGACAAGTTGAAAAAACTACTATTGAAGCAACATGTCACAATTACAGTAAAAGGGATTAATGGAAATGTTAATTTAGTAACAGTGGAGAAACACTTGGACAATGGTTATGTGAATGTAGCTGACAAACTGCTAAAGGAGGGTTTGGTCACATCCTGCAGTGCTGAAAACTCACACAGTGAACATCAAG GTAACGAAGGTGAGACCAACTGCTGCTGCAAGGAGTTAAAAGTGCAA CTTGAAAAGCATAAACAAGTCCTACTCTTCCTTTTAAACAAGTTTGGGAATCCAGATGGATTCACTGATATGAAAAATCTGTTGAAGCACTAA